A stretch of Anolis sagrei isolate rAnoSag1 chromosome X, rAnoSag1.mat, whole genome shotgun sequence DNA encodes these proteins:
- the LOC132782088 gene encoding nuclear distribution protein nudE homolog 1 isoform X2, translated as MNDAERKPFGSMEEERSYWKELAAKYKECADNAQEELREFQEGSREYEAELEMQLQQMETRNRDLLSENHRLRGEIEAVKEKITSQHSEGYHQISVLEEELAQTKAIKDQLQKYIRELEQSNDDLERAKRATIMSLEDFEQRLNQAIERNAFLESELDEKETLLESVQRLKDEARDLRQELAVQQKQEKPKALGESPSEAGSVPSTPLTRRTPSLGVTPSGGSFRRGLEESSNSATPLTPAARISALNIVGDLLRKVGALESKLASCRNFVYDQAPYYNRSPLATSGPHGWSPRPVRLTGPAGMPPQGVVQMLL; from the exons ATGAATGACGCAGaaaggaagccattcggatcaaTGGAAGAGGAGCGCAGTTACTGGAAAGAGTTGGCCGCCAAATATAAAGAATG TGCGGACAACGCGCAGGAAGAGCTTCGGGAGTTTCAGGAAGGCAGCCGGGAGTATGAAGCGGAGCTGGAGATGCAGTTGCAGCAAATGGAGACCCGGAACCGGGACCTGCTTTCGGAGAACCACCGGCTCCGGGGGGAGATCGAGGCCGTGAAG gAGAAGATCACATCCCAACACTCGGAAGGCTACCATCAGATCTCGGTGCTGGAGGAGGAGCTGGCCCAGACAAAAGCCATCAAGGACCAGCTGCAGAAATACATCCGCGAATTGGAGCAATCCAATGATGACCTGGAGCGGGCCAAGAG GGCCACCATCATGTCCTTGGAGGACTTTGAGCAGCGGCTGAACCAGGCCATTGAGCGCAACGCCTTCCTGGAGAGCGAACTGGACGAGAAGGAGACCCTCCTGGAGTCTGTCCAGCGGCTCAAGGACGAGGCCAGAG ATCTGCGCCAGGAATTGGCCGTCCAGCAAAAGCAGGAGAAACCCAAGGCTTTAGGGGAGAGTCCTTCGGAGGCCGGCTCTGTTCCATCCACTCCTTTGACCCGCAGGACGCCCAGCCTCGGAGTGACGCCTTCGGGAGGATCATTCAGGAGAG GTTTGGAGGAGAGTTCTAATAGTGCGACTCCGCTGACCCCTGCGGCCCGAATATCAGCACTCAACATTGTGGGGGACCTTCTCCGGAAAGTTGGG GCCTTGGAGTCCAAGCTGGCCTCTTGTCGGAACTTTGTCTACGACCAGGCCCCCTACTACAACAGGAGCCCCTTGGCCACTTCCGGGCCCCATGG ATGGAGTCCGCGGCCGGTCCGCCTCACAGGGCCGGCGGGGATGCCTCCGCAAGGCGTTGTCCAGATGCTGCTTTGA
- the LOC132782088 gene encoding nuclear distribution protein nudE homolog 1 isoform X1, translated as MTQKGSHSDQWKRSAVTGKSWPPNIKNVVLFPSSSADNAQEELREFQEGSREYEAELEMQLQQMETRNRDLLSENHRLRGEIEAVKEKITSQHSEGYHQISVLEEELAQTKAIKDQLQKYIRELEQSNDDLERAKRATIMSLEDFEQRLNQAIERNAFLESELDEKETLLESVQRLKDEARDLRQELAVQQKQEKPKALGESPSEAGSVPSTPLTRRTPSLGVTPSGGSFRRGLEESSNSATPLTPAARISALNIVGDLLRKVGALESKLASCRNFVYDQAPYYNRSPLATSGPHGWSPRPVRLTGPAGMPPQGVVQMLL; from the exons ATGACGCAGaaaggaagccattcggatcaaTGGAAGAGGAGCGCAGTTACTGGAAAGAGTTGGCCGCCAAATATAAAGAATG TTGTGTTGTTTCCCTCCTCCAGTGCGGACAACGCGCAGGAAGAGCTTCGGGAGTTTCAGGAAGGCAGCCGGGAGTATGAAGCGGAGCTGGAGATGCAGTTGCAGCAAATGGAGACCCGGAACCGGGACCTGCTTTCGGAGAACCACCGGCTCCGGGGGGAGATCGAGGCCGTGAAG gAGAAGATCACATCCCAACACTCGGAAGGCTACCATCAGATCTCGGTGCTGGAGGAGGAGCTGGCCCAGACAAAAGCCATCAAGGACCAGCTGCAGAAATACATCCGCGAATTGGAGCAATCCAATGATGACCTGGAGCGGGCCAAGAG GGCCACCATCATGTCCTTGGAGGACTTTGAGCAGCGGCTGAACCAGGCCATTGAGCGCAACGCCTTCCTGGAGAGCGAACTGGACGAGAAGGAGACCCTCCTGGAGTCTGTCCAGCGGCTCAAGGACGAGGCCAGAG ATCTGCGCCAGGAATTGGCCGTCCAGCAAAAGCAGGAGAAACCCAAGGCTTTAGGGGAGAGTCCTTCGGAGGCCGGCTCTGTTCCATCCACTCCTTTGACCCGCAGGACGCCCAGCCTCGGAGTGACGCCTTCGGGAGGATCATTCAGGAGAG GTTTGGAGGAGAGTTCTAATAGTGCGACTCCGCTGACCCCTGCGGCCCGAATATCAGCACTCAACATTGTGGGGGACCTTCTCCGGAAAGTTGGG GCCTTGGAGTCCAAGCTGGCCTCTTGTCGGAACTTTGTCTACGACCAGGCCCCCTACTACAACAGGAGCCCCTTGGCCACTTCCGGGCCCCATGG ATGGAGTCCGCGGCCGGTCCGCCTCACAGGGCCGGCGGGGATGCCTCCGCAAGGCGTTGTCCAGATGCTGCTTTGA